In Mesorhizobium sp., the genomic stretch CTGTGCACGAGGCTGTTCCCGCCGCCCACGAGCCCTTCATCGATCTCATCCCGCCGCAGGGCGTGAAGCTGACGCCGCGCCACTACGCCTATCTCAAGATTTCCGAGGGCTGCAACAACCGCTGCTCCTTCTGCATCATTCCGGCGCTGCGCGGCGATCTCGTCTCGCGTCCGGCGGCCGATGTGTTGCGCGAAGCCGAGAAGCTGGCCAATGCCGGGGTCAAGGAACTGCTGGTCATCTCGCAGGACACCAGCGCCTATGGCGTCGACATCAGATACCAGACGTCAGTCTGGAAGGACCGCGAGGTTCGCGCAAAGTTCCTCGACCTGTCGCGCGAACTCGGCGACCTCGGCATCTGGGTGCGGCTTCACTACGTCTACCCCTACCCGCATGTCGACGACGTCATACCGCTGATGGCAGAGGGCAAGGTACTGCCCTATCTCGACATCCCCTTCCAGCATGCCGCGCCGAACGTCCTGAAAAACATGCGCCGCCCGGCGCATCAGGAAAAGACGCTGGAGCGCATCCGCGGCTGGCGCGAGATCTGCCCGGACCTCGCCGTCCGCTCCACCTTCATCGTCGGCTATCCGGGCGAGACGGACGAGGACTTCGAGATCCTGCTTGACTGGCTGGACGAAGCGAAGATCGACCGCGCCGGCTGCTTCAAATACGAGCCGGTATCGGGCGCGCGGTCCGAAGCGCTCGGCCTTCCCGCCGTTCCGCAGGAGATCAAGGAAGCCCGCTGGCACCGCTTCATGCAGCGCCAGCAGAAGGTCTCCGCCGCGCAGCTGGCGAAAAAGGTCGGCAAGCGCTTGCCGGTGA encodes the following:
- the rimO gene encoding 30S ribosomal protein S12 methylthiotransferase RimO → MTAPRVSFVSLGCPKALVDSERIITRLRAEGYEIARKHDGADLVVVNTCGFLDSARDESLAAIGQAMSENGKVIVTGCMGATPDLIREKHPNVLAITGPQAYESVMAAVHEAVPAAHEPFIDLIPPQGVKLTPRHYAYLKISEGCNNRCSFCIIPALRGDLVSRPAADVLREAEKLANAGVKELLVISQDTSAYGVDIRYQTSVWKDREVRAKFLDLSRELGDLGIWVRLHYVYPYPHVDDVIPLMAEGKVLPYLDIPFQHAAPNVLKNMRRPAHQEKTLERIRGWREICPDLAVRSTFIVGYPGETDEDFEILLDWLDEAKIDRAGCFKYEPVSGARSEALGLPAVPQEIKEARWHRFMQRQQKVSAAQLAKKVGKRLPVIIDEANGLAAKGRTRYDAPEIDGNVHIQSRRPMRVGDILTVKIDRADAYDLYGTAV